One Oryzomonas sagensis genomic region harbors:
- a CDS encoding ATP-binding protein, giving the protein MAISLFISVQLFLSGICAYTAIQHCTLAQHRPQRRVHYLFAAISVLMALFALSSIQTFRIAAVSPNFQALRLNLAIFNLYIALWPWFIAEYTGVRPRWVLAGITGMFALLFLANLTQPYTHTFSEFRGVERVPLPWGESIYRPQGTRGIWKPVIVAALLSTYAYGFYALTVRFRRDHRRTALFMMAAVGLSLAGSVVGFLFRLGVGSIPPLGPLAYLGMIIVMGLILNYEIQEDRRHMQTVLDHVPAQIFMKDPLGRYVMVNRRFEEMVHVTNATVGGKTDYDIFPPGEADAMRAADREALATRRSLEYETSGTSGGQPRIFSAIKVPLYYSDGSPFAICGIATDITERKRQEEDLRQAKEQAESANRAKSEFLANMSHEMRTPMNGIMGVASLMKLTDLTDEQQEYLECIQLSSENLLTLINDILDLSKIEAGKVVLELAPFSLRGCINDALRVHVAAIHTKGLTLKTHIPAQVPDALSGDQLRLKQVLINLIGNAAKFTEQGEIAVSVSLVETCDDTALIRLSVADTGIGIDAAAIDAIFAPFSQADSSTTRRYGGTGLGLSISRRFVELMGGNIRVESRVGNGSLFLVTIPFAVNEPRLERHDRRSDDSVQSWAGPPLRILVAEDQESNRGFTVKILQKMGHTLEAARDGREAVEKWDRGAFDAILMDVRMPVMDGIEATGIIRGREAARGGHIPIIALTAHAFNEDRGRFLAQGFDGYVAKPLEIGVLNEEIRRLAVGAGRDTA; this is encoded by the coding sequence ATGGCGATTAGCCTGTTTATATCTGTCCAGCTCTTTCTGTCCGGCATCTGCGCCTATACGGCCATCCAGCATTGCACCCTGGCGCAGCACCGGCCGCAACGCCGCGTCCATTACCTGTTCGCCGCCATCTCGGTTCTGATGGCGCTGTTCGCCCTGTCCAGCATCCAGACTTTCCGGATAGCGGCCGTGTCCCCCAACTTTCAGGCGCTCCGCCTGAACCTGGCCATCTTCAACCTGTATATCGCCCTCTGGCCCTGGTTTATCGCCGAGTATACCGGGGTGCGCCCGCGGTGGGTGCTGGCCGGGATCACCGGGATGTTCGCCCTGTTGTTCCTTGCCAACCTGACCCAGCCGTACACGCACACCTTTTCGGAGTTCCGCGGGGTGGAGCGTGTGCCGCTCCCCTGGGGCGAGAGCATCTACCGTCCCCAGGGTACCAGGGGCATCTGGAAGCCGGTGATCGTGGCGGCCCTTCTCTCCACGTACGCCTACGGATTCTACGCCCTGACGGTCCGCTTCCGCCGGGACCACCGGCGCACGGCCCTGTTCATGATGGCTGCCGTCGGGTTGTCCCTGGCCGGTTCCGTGGTCGGTTTCCTGTTCCGGCTGGGGGTGGGCAGCATCCCGCCACTCGGGCCGTTGGCGTACCTGGGCATGATCATCGTCATGGGGCTGATCCTGAACTACGAAATCCAGGAGGACCGCCGGCATATGCAGACGGTCCTGGACCATGTGCCGGCGCAGATCTTCATGAAGGACCCCCTGGGGCGCTACGTGATGGTCAACCGCCGTTTCGAGGAGATGGTTCATGTCACCAACGCCACGGTGGGCGGCAAGACCGATTACGATATCTTTCCACCGGGGGAGGCCGACGCCATGCGCGCCGCCGACCGGGAGGCGCTCGCCACCAGGCGTTCCCTGGAGTACGAGACGAGCGGCACCTCGGGCGGGCAGCCCCGCATCTTCTCCGCCATCAAGGTCCCGCTGTACTATTCCGACGGTTCGCCCTTCGCCATCTGCGGTATCGCCACGGACATCACCGAACGCAAGCGGCAGGAGGAGGACCTGAGGCAGGCCAAGGAGCAGGCCGAATCCGCCAACCGGGCCAAAAGCGAATTTCTCGCCAACATGAGCCATGAGATGCGGACCCCCATGAACGGCATCATGGGGGTGGCCAGCCTCATGAAGCTGACGGATTTGACCGACGAACAGCAGGAGTATCTGGAATGCATCCAGCTCTCCTCGGAAAACCTCCTGACGCTCATCAACGACATCCTGGACCTGTCCAAGATCGAGGCCGGGAAGGTGGTGCTGGAACTGGCCCCGTTCAGCCTGCGGGGGTGCATCAACGATGCGCTCCGGGTCCATGTCGCCGCCATCCACACCAAGGGGCTGACCCTGAAAACCCATATCCCCGCCCAGGTGCCCGACGCCCTGTCCGGGGACCAGCTGCGGCTGAAGCAGGTGCTGATCAACCTGATCGGCAATGCCGCCAAGTTTACGGAACAGGGGGAGATCGCGGTAAGCGTCTCCCTTGTGGAAACATGCGACGATACGGCCCTCATCCGGCTCAGTGTCGCGGATACCGGCATCGGTATCGACGCCGCCGCCATCGACGCCATCTTCGCCCCCTTCAGCCAGGCGGATTCGTCCACCACCCGCCGGTACGGCGGCACCGGACTCGGGCTCTCCATCAGCAGGCGTTTCGTGGAACTCATGGGAGGGAACATCCGGGTGGAGAGCAGGGTCGGGAACGGCAGCCTGTTTCTGGTGACGATCCCGTTCGCAGTCAACGAACCCCGCCTGGAACGCCACGACCGCAGAAGCGACGATTCGGTGCAGTCCTGGGCAGGCCCGCCCCTGCGCATCCTGGTGGCCGAGGATCAGGAGAGCAACCGAGGGTTCACCGTCAAGATCCTGCAAAAGATGGGGCACACCCTGGAGGCGGCCCGGGACGGCAGGGAGGCGGTGGAGAAGTGGGACCGGGGGGCCTTCGACGCGATCCTGATGGATGTGCGGATGCCGGTCATGGACGGCATCGAGGCGACCGGCATCATCCGCGGGCGCGAGGCGGCCAGGGGAGGACACATCCCGATCATCGCCCTGACGGCCCATGCGTTCAATGAGGACCGGGGGCGGTTCCTCGCCCAGGGGTTTGACGGCTATGTGGCGAAACCGCTGGAGATCGGGGTGCTGAACGAGGAGATTCGGCGGCTGGCCGTGGGGGCGGGGCGGGATACGGCATGA
- a CDS encoding LPS-assembly protein LptD, whose translation MTHTRLFILLIFLVVLPTTPSLGAVPMPTEGNISINSDSMSQDTANEVFTATGHVTIRWQGMTLTADKATYDRKTRVLHATDNVLVVKGDETLRGNSIKLDMDTGRGELEKGVLNSTTSNVTFVGEKITRINDNEVELTTTELTTCDLPDPSWKFGADHLKVNLLGYAVGRGVTFYIKDVPVLYLPWMAFPVVRERKSGLLFPRMGYSSNRGAQLDIPLYLVLSPSQDLVLDLDFETKRGVGTGVDYRYIWNRGSEGRFGGYLIYDLLKDRWRGQMNLNHKEIFSPTMNVRADINLDSDRSFQGDFGEKSGDYNRQSNDTVVNALKTWQNYALSGYLRFAEDLYAVDNSHTLQTLPEVSLAGVRQQIPSTPVYFDLDSSVANLYREVDPTGQRLTAFPRLTYVTGLPGYLNASAYAGLHVRGYATQDSPGGTTKENDGDLLPEFGARAATSLSRVYDIGGTSLKKLRHEITPELSYTYAPNHDQSRLPFYDYNDRLVGQNIISASVTSFLGGKFQTGDTTTYRDISLIRLTQGYSAGGTRRDLLTMVDANRPWTDLTLESETWLHPQAKFTIDARYNLYDKRFSSAAPGVELDDKQGNSAALSYRMARNQVEYLEGKLATKYFTPWTLGYTTRYSFDRPGFLESVYSVEYRQKCWSVNVSIGDRPGSHFSFHFGFNLEGLMTSK comes from the coding sequence GTGACCCACACACGCCTGTTCATACTGCTGATCTTCCTGGTCGTGCTCCCCACGACTCCGTCCCTTGGGGCGGTCCCCATGCCGACCGAAGGTAACATCTCCATCAACTCCGACAGCATGAGCCAGGACACGGCCAACGAGGTGTTCACCGCCACCGGGCACGTCACCATCAGGTGGCAGGGGATGACCCTCACGGCGGACAAGGCGACCTACGACCGCAAGACCCGGGTGCTGCACGCCACCGACAACGTCCTCGTCGTCAAGGGGGACGAGACCCTGCGGGGGAACTCCATCAAGCTGGATATGGACACCGGCCGGGGTGAACTGGAGAAGGGCGTGCTCAACTCCACCACGTCCAACGTCACCTTTGTCGGCGAGAAGATCACCCGGATCAACGACAACGAGGTGGAACTCACCACCACCGAACTGACCACCTGCGACCTCCCCGATCCAAGCTGGAAATTCGGCGCTGACCACCTCAAGGTCAACCTGCTGGGATACGCCGTCGGCCGGGGGGTGACCTTCTACATCAAGGACGTGCCGGTGCTCTACCTCCCCTGGATGGCGTTTCCGGTGGTGCGGGAGCGCAAGAGCGGGCTCCTCTTTCCCCGCATGGGCTACTCCAGCAATCGCGGCGCTCAACTGGACATCCCGCTCTACCTGGTCCTCTCCCCCAGCCAGGACCTGGTGCTGGACCTGGATTTCGAGACCAAGCGCGGCGTCGGCACCGGGGTTGATTACCGCTATATCTGGAACAGGGGGAGCGAAGGGCGTTTCGGGGGCTACCTGATCTACGACCTTTTGAAGGATCGCTGGCGGGGCCAGATGAACCTCAACCACAAGGAAATATTCTCCCCAACCATGAACGTGCGGGCGGATATCAACCTGGACAGCGACCGGAGCTTCCAGGGGGATTTCGGTGAAAAGAGCGGCGACTACAACCGCCAGTCCAACGACACCGTCGTCAATGCCCTGAAAACCTGGCAGAATTACGCCCTCTCCGGTTACCTGCGCTTCGCCGAAGACCTGTACGCCGTGGACAACAGCCATACCCTCCAGACGCTCCCGGAGGTTTCCCTGGCAGGGGTCCGCCAGCAGATTCCGTCGACCCCGGTCTATTTCGACCTGGACTCCAGCGTCGCCAACCTGTACCGCGAGGTCGATCCCACCGGCCAGCGTCTGACCGCCTTTCCGCGCCTCACCTACGTGACCGGCCTGCCCGGCTACCTGAACGCCTCGGCCTATGCCGGCCTGCACGTGCGCGGCTACGCCACCCAGGACAGCCCCGGCGGCACCACAAAGGAAAACGACGGCGACCTGCTGCCCGAATTCGGCGCCCGCGCCGCCACATCCCTCAGCCGGGTTTATGACATAGGCGGCACATCCCTCAAAAAACTGCGCCATGAGATCACCCCGGAGCTATCCTACACCTACGCACCGAACCACGACCAGTCCCGGCTCCCCTTCTACGACTACAACGACCGCCTCGTGGGGCAGAACATCATCTCAGCCTCCGTGACCAGTTTTCTGGGGGGCAAATTCCAGACGGGCGACACCACCACCTATCGCGACATCTCCCTCATCAGGTTGACCCAGGGGTACAGCGCGGGGGGCACGCGGCGCGACCTGCTGACCATGGTGGACGCCAACCGCCCCTGGACCGACCTGACCCTGGAGTCGGAGACCTGGCTGCATCCCCAGGCAAAGTTCACCATCGACGCCCGTTACAACCTCTACGACAAGCGTTTCTCCAGCGCAGCGCCGGGGGTGGAGTTGGACGACAAGCAGGGGAACAGCGCCGCCCTGAGCTACCGCATGGCCCGCAATCAGGTGGAGTACCTGGAGGGGAAGCTCGCCACCAAATATTTCACCCCATGGACCCTGGGCTATACCACCCGCTACTCCTTCGACCGCCCCGGTTTTCTCGAATCGGTCTACAGCGTGGAATACCGTCAGAAGTGCTGGAGCGTCAACGTTTCCATCGGCGACCGGCCGGGAAGCCACTTCTCCTTCCACTTCGGTTTCAACCTGGAAGGACTGATGACGAGCAAATAA
- a CDS encoding bifunctional folylpolyglutamate synthase/dihydrofolate synthase: protein MSLAGILEKLYARRRFGIRPGVDRVRLILERLGHPERSFRSIHVVGTNGKGSTSAFLAAILGAAGLRTALFTSPHLVNFSERFRINGEEQSRERLETLLATVLAAAPAEATFFEIVTALAALCFAEERAEVAVMEAGMGGRSDATAVIPALMTVITPIALDHCDYLGATLARIAAEKSAIAEPGTPVVAARQPSEALEVIRRVCAGGGNRFIHEGDDFRASWGGDGSLDYYGLGTELPHLVPGIPGRYQSHNASLALAAAEVLGAAGIPITTDALTTGIGAARWPGRMELIPGPPPLLLDGAHNPAGAAALAEALDDYHYRRLLLVTGVMSDKDVPAIFAPLAGKVHQAYTVSPAVERAMNADALAGILGGLGFRATVCGSVGNGIETARREAGANDLILVCGSLFTVGETKAWLTGQHFEGIRG, encoded by the coding sequence ATGTCCCTGGCCGGCATACTTGAGAAACTCTACGCCCGGCGGCGCTTCGGCATCCGTCCCGGCGTGGACCGGGTCCGGCTCATTCTGGAGCGCCTGGGGCACCCGGAGCGCTCCTTCCGCAGCATCCATGTGGTCGGCACCAACGGCAAAGGCTCCACCTCGGCCTTTCTCGCCGCCATACTCGGCGCGGCGGGACTGCGCACCGCCCTGTTCACCTCTCCCCATCTGGTAAACTTCAGCGAACGTTTCCGCATCAACGGCGAGGAACAATCACGGGAACGCCTGGAAACGCTCCTCGCCACGGTTCTGGCGGCGGCCCCGGCAGAGGCGACCTTCTTCGAGATCGTCACCGCCCTGGCCGCCCTCTGTTTTGCCGAGGAGCGGGCCGAGGTGGCGGTCATGGAGGCGGGCATGGGGGGGAGATCGGACGCCACCGCCGTCATCCCCGCCCTGATGACCGTCATCACCCCCATTGCCCTGGACCACTGCGATTACCTGGGGGCAACCCTCGCCCGCATCGCCGCTGAAAAGAGCGCCATCGCCGAACCGGGGACCCCGGTGGTCGCCGCCCGTCAACCGTCCGAAGCCCTGGAGGTGATCCGGCGGGTCTGCGCCGGGGGGGGCAACCGGTTCATCCACGAGGGGGATGACTTTCGCGCCTCCTGGGGAGGCGACGGTTCCCTCGACTACTACGGCCTCGGCACGGAGCTGCCCCACCTGGTCCCCGGCATTCCGGGGCGTTATCAATCGCACAACGCTTCCCTGGCCCTGGCTGCTGCCGAGGTGCTCGGCGCCGCCGGAATACCCATCACCACGGATGCCCTCACGACAGGCATCGGCGCCGCCCGCTGGCCCGGCCGCATGGAATTGATTCCGGGCCCTCCCCCCCTGCTGCTGGACGGGGCCCACAACCCGGCCGGCGCCGCCGCCCTGGCCGAGGCGCTCGACGACTACCACTACCGGCGGCTCCTCCTGGTCACCGGCGTCATGTCCGACAAGGATGTCCCGGCCATATTCGCTCCCCTGGCGGGCAAGGTCCACCAGGCCTACACCGTCTCCCCTGCCGTGGAGCGGGCGATGAATGCCGACGCCCTGGCCGGCATCCTGGGCGGGCTCGGCTTCCGGGCCACGGTCTGCGGAAGCGTCGGCAACGGCATAGAAACGGCACGCCGCGAGGCGGGGGCGAACGACCTGATCCTGGTGTGCGGGTCGCTGTTCACGGTCGGCGAGACCAAGGCGTGGCTCACCGGACAACACTTTGAAGGGATACGCGGCTAG
- the accD gene encoding acetyl-CoA carboxylase, carboxyltransferase subunit beta, which translates to MSWFNRDKAGIEKHTGKKVKVPEGMWVKCQGCSETILGKEIEANLNVCPKCGHHYRIPARKRLEILLDNGTWQEYDADMKSVDFLDFKDAKSYQERIDAALAKGGSKDAVICVEGAIEGIGVQVACFDFAFMGGSMGSVVGEKITRSIERGLKQRQPVLIISASGGARMQESILSLMQMAKTSAALAKLKQAGIPFISILTDPTTGGVTASFAMLGDLNIAEPKALIGFAGPRVIEQTIRQKLPEGFQRAEYLLDHGMVDAIIPRMEMRPKLASILKMLHRSAA; encoded by the coding sequence ATGAGCTGGTTCAATCGGGATAAGGCAGGGATAGAAAAGCACACGGGAAAGAAGGTCAAGGTTCCCGAGGGGATGTGGGTCAAGTGCCAGGGGTGTTCGGAAACCATTTTGGGCAAAGAGATCGAAGCCAACCTCAACGTCTGTCCCAAGTGCGGCCACCACTACCGCATCCCGGCCCGCAAGCGCCTGGAGATACTGTTGGACAACGGAACCTGGCAGGAGTACGACGCCGACATGAAATCGGTGGACTTCCTCGACTTCAAGGATGCCAAGAGCTATCAGGAGCGTATCGATGCCGCCCTGGCCAAGGGGGGGTCGAAGGATGCCGTCATCTGTGTCGAGGGAGCCATCGAGGGGATCGGCGTACAGGTCGCCTGCTTCGATTTCGCCTTCATGGGGGGAAGCATGGGGAGCGTGGTGGGGGAGAAGATCACCCGTTCCATCGAGCGCGGCCTCAAGCAGCGCCAGCCGGTGCTCATCATCTCCGCCTCGGGCGGCGCGCGCATGCAGGAGAGCATCCTGTCGCTCATGCAGATGGCCAAGACCTCGGCCGCCCTGGCCAAGCTGAAACAGGCGGGTATCCCCTTCATCTCCATCCTGACCGATCCGACCACCGGCGGCGTCACCGCCAGCTTCGCCATGCTGGGAGACCTGAACATCGCCGAGCCCAAGGCCCTGATCGGCTTTGCCGGACCCCGGGTCATCGAGCAGACCATCCGCCAGAAGCTGCCGGAAGGGTTCCAGCGGGCCGAGTACCTGCTGGATCACGGCATGGTGGATGCGATCATCCCCCGCATGGAGATGCGCCCCAAGCTGGCTTCGATCCTGAAAATGCTCCACCGCTCCGCCGCCTGA
- the trpA gene encoding tryptophan synthase subunit alpha → MDRLTQRLATLGEHNDKALVTFITAGDPDLGTTEAAIHLLADAGADIIELGVPFSDPMADGPTIQLSSERALAAGTTLEGILATVTKVRTSQDIPIILMGYLNPIHAYGYERFCRDAARAGVDGVLLVDMPPEESGEFLRHAASSGLNVIFLLTPTSDKSRIATVDKLGRGFVYYVTVTGVTGMRQQTSATLATELAKVRKKIRLPVMAGFGISTPEQAARVAVMADGIVVGSAIVKLFEQHSGATLKSELRRLVGELKRAISPGPA, encoded by the coding sequence ATGGACCGACTTACCCAACGACTCGCCACACTGGGCGAACATAACGACAAGGCGCTGGTGACCTTCATCACCGCCGGCGACCCGGATCTGGGCACCACTGAAGCGGCGATCCACCTCTTGGCGGATGCCGGCGCGGATATCATCGAACTGGGGGTTCCTTTTTCCGACCCCATGGCCGACGGGCCGACCATTCAGCTCTCGTCCGAACGCGCCCTGGCGGCCGGCACCACCCTGGAGGGGATTCTCGCCACCGTAACAAAGGTGAGGACCTCACAGGACATACCGATCATCCTCATGGGCTATCTCAACCCCATCCATGCCTACGGCTACGAGCGTTTTTGCCGCGACGCCGCCCGGGCGGGCGTGGATGGCGTCCTTTTGGTGGACATGCCCCCCGAGGAGTCCGGCGAGTTTCTCCGCCATGCCGCTTCGAGCGGGTTGAACGTCATCTTCCTCCTGACCCCGACCTCGGACAAGTCGCGCATCGCCACCGTGGACAAGCTGGGGCGCGGTTTCGTCTATTACGTCACCGTCACCGGGGTCACCGGCATGCGCCAGCAGACCTCCGCCACCCTGGCGACCGAACTGGCCAAGGTGCGCAAGAAGATCCGCCTGCCGGTCATGGCCGGGTTCGGCATCTCCACCCCGGAACAGGCCGCCCGGGTGGCGGTCATGGCCGATGGCATCGTCGTCGGCAGCGCCATCGTCAAGCTGTTCGAACAGCATTCCGGCGCCACGCTGAAAAGCGAGCTGCGCCGGCTGGTCGGCGAGTTGAAAAGGGCCATTTCTCCCGGCCCAGCCTGA
- a CDS encoding methyl-accepting chemotaxis protein — METPLNPTSGNGFSLRAKMMLLSTAAFSGILLVAILSILLLNEVRIGGATYRAIQANNNALENIALLKSDLYQISNEMQNFMLETDVAAIDKIVTTVKRLTRDIDSKFGVVQKSVNSSEERETINKAYTIWSDYKKTLLNEVLPAAEKGDVLKASYLMTGLQTQRFNSFSTTVAAMVETLHRDVNAAEQRVATSIALKIMTTAIVGLVVISLIALLSYLITLSITRPLRACVVFAGTVAAGKLDTRLETKAGGEIGALAVTMNTMAENLQNMVSRVTTSSDELTSIDNNIEKASRQVVNSAKLQEETVAETSQAVELINISIQDISTDIDKLAVSTSETSSSILEMAASIEEVAINADKLGVTVNEVSSSIIEMATSIKEIDVSIANLLDASSTTASSVAEMDATIKQVEKSAMDASAISEGVKNDAETGKQAVEEAIAGMQDIRRSSHITAEVIENLSVKANDIGAILSVIDEVAEQTNLLALNAAIIAAQAGEHGKGFAVVADEIRELSERTSSSTREIAAVIKGVQNETLRAVEAIGLAEHYISEGEKLSQRSGTALEKIVSGVQKASIQTREIARATVEQARGSQSIKEAMTSVEEMVGHIATSAREHTKGSDLISSAVECMNDLTVHVRTSTREQSRASSLIARSTEDMTSMVDQIRDACRSQGLNSAQILKAVGNIQLSSTANAKAADLMEQAVTSLSKQIDLLEKEMNGFKI, encoded by the coding sequence GTGGAGACCCCATTGAATCCGACCAGCGGCAACGGTTTCAGCCTGCGCGCCAAGATGATGCTGCTCTCTACGGCGGCCTTTTCCGGCATCCTGCTTGTGGCCATTCTCAGCATCCTGCTCCTCAACGAGGTCAGGATCGGGGGAGCGACCTACCGGGCCATCCAGGCCAACAACAACGCCCTCGAGAATATCGCCCTCCTCAAGTCCGACCTCTACCAGATCAGCAACGAGATGCAGAACTTCATGCTGGAAACCGATGTCGCCGCCATCGACAAGATCGTTACGACCGTGAAGCGACTCACCCGTGATATCGACAGCAAATTCGGCGTTGTCCAGAAGTCGGTGAACTCGTCCGAGGAACGGGAGACCATCAACAAGGCCTACACCATCTGGTCCGATTACAAGAAAACGCTGCTGAACGAGGTCCTGCCCGCCGCCGAAAAGGGTGACGTGCTCAAGGCCAGTTACCTCATGACCGGCCTTCAGACGCAGCGTTTCAACAGCTTCAGCACCACCGTCGCGGCCATGGTGGAAACCCTCCACCGTGACGTGAACGCCGCCGAACAACGGGTGGCTACCAGCATCGCGCTCAAGATCATGACGACCGCCATCGTCGGTCTCGTGGTGATCTCCCTGATCGCCCTGCTCTCGTACCTGATCACCCTGTCCATCACCAGACCCCTGCGGGCGTGCGTTGTTTTTGCCGGCACCGTGGCGGCCGGCAAGCTCGACACCCGTCTCGAAACCAAGGCCGGGGGCGAGATCGGTGCCCTGGCCGTAACCATGAATACCATGGCCGAGAACCTGCAAAACATGGTTTCCCGGGTCACGACCTCCTCCGATGAGCTCACCTCCATCGACAACAACATCGAGAAGGCCTCCCGCCAAGTGGTCAACTCCGCCAAGCTCCAGGAGGAGACGGTCGCGGAGACCTCCCAGGCGGTGGAACTCATCAACATATCGATCCAGGACATCTCCACCGACATCGACAAGCTCGCCGTCTCGACCTCGGAGACCTCCTCCTCGATCCTGGAGATGGCGGCCAGCATTGAGGAAGTGGCCATAAACGCCGACAAGCTGGGGGTTACGGTCAACGAGGTCAGTTCGTCGATCATCGAGATGGCCACCTCCATCAAGGAGATCGACGTCAGCATCGCCAATCTGCTGGACGCCTCCAGCACCACCGCCTCCTCCGTCGCCGAGATGGACGCCACCATTAAGCAGGTGGAAAAGAGCGCCATGGACGCCTCGGCCATCTCCGAGGGGGTCAAGAACGACGCAGAAACCGGCAAGCAGGCGGTGGAAGAGGCCATTGCCGGCATGCAGGACATCCGCCGCTCGTCCCACATCACCGCCGAGGTCATCGAGAACCTGTCCGTCAAGGCCAACGACATCGGCGCCATACTCTCGGTCATCGACGAGGTGGCGGAGCAGACCAACCTGCTGGCCCTCAACGCCGCCATCATCGCCGCCCAGGCCGGAGAACACGGCAAGGGGTTCGCGGTGGTGGCCGACGAGATTCGCGAACTCTCCGAACGGACCAGCAGTTCCACCCGGGAGATAGCCGCCGTCATCAAGGGGGTGCAGAACGAAACCCTGCGCGCGGTCGAAGCGATCGGCCTGGCGGAGCACTATATTTCGGAGGGTGAGAAGCTCTCCCAGCGTTCCGGCACCGCCCTGGAAAAGATCGTCAGCGGCGTCCAGAAGGCCAGCATCCAGACGCGGGAGATCGCCCGCGCCACCGTCGAACAGGCGCGGGGCAGCCAGAGCATCAAGGAAGCCATGACCAGCGTGGAGGAGATGGTCGGTCATATCGCCACCTCGGCCCGGGAACACACCAAGGGGAGCGACCTGATCTCATCGGCGGTGGAGTGCATGAATGACCTGACCGTCCACGTGCGCACCTCGACCCGCGAACAGAGCCGCGCCAGCAGCCTGATCGCCCGTTCCACCGAAGACATGACCTCCATGGTCGATCAAATCCGCGATGCCTGCCGTTCCCAAGGCCTCAACAGCGCCCAGATCCTCAAGGCGGTCGGCAACATCCAGCTTTCCTCCACCGCCAACGCCAAGGCCGCCGACCTCATGGAACAGGCCGTCACCAGCCTTTCCAAGCAGATCGACCTGCTGGAAAAAGAGATGAACGGTTTCAAAATATAG
- a CDS encoding LEA type 2 family protein, protein MGRLITLFITVLLLTACAVFVKDPQVAIKRTNIVGLDTTGFDMECYLGVTNPNSFDISLLGYSYDLQVMALPLAAGGLQQTVAFPAGGEAELRLPVRIRYNDLIEILKRRPDPDKIPYHLEARLRLGTPLGEMIIPVVSDSTLSLPEAYRPGAYLDRIGDLLRGLR, encoded by the coding sequence ATGGGACGTCTCATCACCCTTTTCATCACGGTTCTTCTGTTGACGGCCTGCGCCGTCTTCGTCAAGGACCCCCAGGTAGCAATCAAACGTACGAATATTGTCGGCCTGGACACCACAGGCTTCGACATGGAATGCTACCTGGGGGTTACAAACCCCAACTCTTTCGACATCTCGCTCTTGGGATATAGCTACGACCTCCAGGTTATGGCCCTGCCGCTGGCCGCCGGCGGTCTCCAGCAGACCGTCGCCTTTCCGGCGGGCGGGGAGGCGGAGCTGCGCCTTCCGGTGCGGATACGCTACAACGACCTGATCGAGATCCTCAAGCGCCGGCCCGACCCGGACAAGATCCCCTACCACCTGGAGGCCCGCCTGCGCCTGGGCACCCCCCTGGGGGAGATGATCATCCCGGTCGTCAGCGACAGCACCCTTTCCCTACCGGAAGCATACCGGCCCGGCGCCTACCTGGACCGCATCGGGGACCTCCTGCGGGGCCTGCGCTGA